In the Streptomyces sp. BHT-5-2 genome, one interval contains:
- a CDS encoding bifunctional adenosylcobinamide kinase/adenosylcobinamide-phosphate guanylyltransferase, translating to MDLTLLGTGAPLGLPRPDCPCAACATAVGDEARAATALLVDGALLLDLTPGPAFAAARAGRSLTGVRQVLLSHPHDGPALEVPAGLPQPGRVADGRKLALLDGHRVRAVAVDVPGTGYEITGGDGERLLYLPPGAAPAGLDEAGNGPSGTPPAPYDLVLLDVLARPEALARLRAGGAVDAATDVVAVHLDHNVPPGPELHRRLAALGARTVADGSTLVVGEYHAVPDLPRRTLVLGGARSGKSVEAERRLLAFPEVVYVATGGTREGDEDWALRVALHRERRPAGWRTVETCDLVPLLAEPATAPPLLVDCLALWLTHAMDEAGAWDDAVWEADGRRALRERCEALVAAVRETRRRVVAVSNEVGSGVVPATPAGRRFRDELGRLNAAFGAECEQLLLVVAGQALALRG from the coding sequence GTGGACCTGACTCTCCTCGGCACCGGCGCCCCGTTGGGGCTGCCGCGTCCCGACTGCCCGTGTGCCGCCTGCGCGACCGCCGTCGGCGACGAGGCGCGGGCGGCGACCGCCCTGCTCGTCGACGGCGCGCTGCTGCTCGACCTGACCCCGGGCCCGGCCTTCGCGGCCGCCCGCGCGGGCCGGTCGCTCACCGGTGTGCGGCAGGTCCTGCTCTCCCACCCGCACGACGGGCCGGCCCTGGAGGTGCCGGCCGGGCTGCCGCAGCCGGGCCGGGTGGCCGACGGGCGGAAGCTGGCACTGCTCGACGGGCACCGGGTGCGGGCGGTCGCGGTGGACGTGCCCGGCACCGGCTACGAGATCACCGGCGGCGACGGCGAGCGGCTGCTGTACCTTCCGCCCGGCGCGGCGCCGGCCGGGCTCGACGAGGCCGGGAACGGCCCGTCCGGGACGCCCCCGGCGCCGTACGACCTGGTGCTGCTGGACGTGCTGGCGCGGCCGGAGGCGCTGGCCCGGCTGCGGGCGGGCGGCGCGGTGGACGCGGCGACCGACGTGGTCGCGGTGCACCTGGACCACAACGTGCCGCCCGGGCCCGAACTCCACCGGCGGCTGGCGGCGCTGGGCGCCCGCACGGTGGCGGACGGCAGCACGCTGGTCGTCGGCGAGTACCACGCGGTGCCCGATCTGCCGCGCCGGACGCTGGTGCTGGGCGGGGCGCGCAGCGGCAAGTCGGTGGAGGCCGAGCGGCGGCTGCTGGCGTTCCCCGAGGTGGTGTACGTGGCCACCGGCGGCACCCGGGAGGGCGACGAGGACTGGGCGCTGCGGGTGGCGCTGCACCGCGAGCGGCGCCCGGCGGGCTGGCGGACCGTCGAGACCTGCGACCTGGTGCCGCTGCTGGCGGAGCCCGCGACCGCGCCGCCGCTGCTCGTCGACTGCCTGGCGCTGTGGCTGACGCACGCCATGGACGAGGCCGGGGCGTGGGACGACGCGGTGTGGGAGGCGGACGGCCGGCGGGCGCTGCGGGAGCGCTGCGAAGCCCTGGTGGCGGCCGTGCGGGAGACCCGGCGGCGGGTGGTGGCGGTGAGCAACGAGGTCGGTTCGGGGGTGGTCCCGGCGACCCCGGCGGGCCGCCGCTTCCGGGACGAACTCGGGCGGCTGAACGCCGCGTTCGGCGCGGAGTGCGAGCAGCTGCTGCTGGTGGTCGCCGGCCAGGCGCTTGCGCTGCGCGGCTGA
- the cobT gene encoding nicotinate-nucleotide--dimethylbenzimidazole phosphoribosyltransferase, protein MSALNLDDFAQLIERPDGDVRRAAEERRARTAVPPGALGRLDDLGGWLAAVQQQVPVRPVERPRALLFAGDHGVARLGVSARPAGGTRDLVRAVLDGASPAAVLARSAGVPVRVVDMAVDCDPAELPAEVTRHRVRRGSGRIDVEDALTLTEAEAAFRAGVAIADEEADAGTDLVVLGDLSVGGTTAAGTLIAALCGTDASVVTGRGGRPIDDLAWMRKCAAIRDALRRARPVLGDQLELLATVGGADLTAATGFLLQCAVRRTPVILDGVVSAACALVAQRVAFRAPDWWVAGQASGEPAQAKALDRIALNPLLDHGVTAGEGTGALLALPLVRAAAALAAELPVHD, encoded by the coding sequence ATGAGCGCCCTGAACCTCGATGACTTCGCCCAACTGATCGAGCGCCCCGACGGCGATGTCCGCCGCGCCGCCGAGGAGCGGCGGGCCCGGACGGCCGTGCCGCCCGGCGCGCTGGGGCGGCTGGACGACCTCGGCGGCTGGCTCGCCGCCGTCCAGCAGCAGGTGCCGGTGCGGCCCGTCGAGCGGCCGCGGGCGCTGCTGTTCGCGGGCGACCACGGCGTCGCGCGGCTGGGCGTCTCGGCCCGGCCGGCCGGCGGCACCCGCGACCTGGTGCGGGCCGTCCTGGACGGGGCGAGCCCGGCCGCGGTGCTGGCCCGCTCCGCCGGGGTGCCGGTGCGGGTGGTCGACATGGCGGTGGACTGCGACCCGGCGGAGCTGCCGGCGGAGGTCACCCGGCACCGCGTGCGCCGCGGCTCGGGGCGGATCGACGTCGAGGACGCGCTGACCCTCACGGAGGCCGAGGCGGCGTTCCGGGCCGGTGTGGCGATCGCCGACGAGGAGGCGGACGCCGGCACCGACCTGGTCGTGCTGGGCGATCTGAGCGTGGGCGGCACCACCGCGGCGGGCACCCTGATCGCCGCGCTGTGCGGGACGGACGCCTCGGTCGTCACCGGACGCGGCGGCCGGCCGATCGACGACCTGGCCTGGATGCGCAAGTGCGCGGCGATCCGGGACGCGCTGCGCCGGGCCCGGCCGGTCCTCGGCGACCAGCTGGAGCTGCTGGCGACCGTCGGCGGCGCCGACCTCACCGCGGCCACCGGCTTCCTGTTGCAGTGCGCGGTCCGCCGCACCCCGGTGATCCTGGACGGTGTGGTGTCCGCGGCCTGTGCGCTGGTGGCGCAGCGGGTGGCGTTCCGGGCGCCGGACTGGTGGGTGGCGGGACAGGCGAGCGGCGAACCCGCGCAGGCCAAGGCGCTGGACCGGATCGCGCTCAACCCTCTGCTCGATCACGGCGTCACAGCGGGCGAGGGGACCGGGGCACTGCTGGCGCTGCCGCTGGTACGGGCGGCCGCCGCCCTGGCGGCGGAGCTCCCGGTGCACGACTGA
- a CDS encoding DUF3043 domain-containing protein: protein MFRSRSKDEQAAAAKVTASQPQQPRDPQAPKGRPTPKRSDAQSQRRTRAHTPTNRKDAMKAQREARRADLARQREALANGDERYLPVRDKGPLRRFARDYVDSRWCAAEFFLPVAVIILVLTMIRVPQIQSLALLLWLVIIVLIVLDSVLIWFRLGKVLQQRFPKENLKGVRAYAVMRTLQMRRLRLPKPQVKRGQRP from the coding sequence GTGTTCCGAAGCCGTTCGAAGGATGAGCAGGCCGCGGCCGCCAAGGTGACCGCGTCCCAGCCCCAGCAGCCCCGCGACCCGCAGGCCCCCAAGGGTCGCCCGACGCCCAAGCGCAGCGACGCCCAGTCGCAGCGCCGCACGCGCGCACACACACCGACCAACCGCAAGGACGCCATGAAGGCGCAGCGGGAGGCCCGGCGCGCCGACCTGGCCCGTCAGCGCGAGGCGCTGGCCAACGGCGACGAGCGCTATCTTCCCGTGCGCGACAAGGGCCCGTTGCGCCGCTTCGCCCGGGACTACGTCGACTCCCGGTGGTGCGCGGCGGAGTTCTTCCTGCCGGTGGCCGTGATCATCCTGGTGCTGACGATGATCCGGGTGCCGCAGATCCAGTCCCTGGCGCTGCTGCTGTGGCTGGTGATCATCGTGCTGATCGTGCTGGACTCCGTGCTGATCTGGTTCCGGCTGGGCAAGGTGCTCCAGCAGCGCTTCCCCAAGGAAAACCTCAAGGGCGTCCGCGCCTACGCGGTGATGCGCACGCTCCAGATGCGCCGGCTGCGGCTGCCCAAGCCGCAGGTCAAGCGCGGCCAGCGCCCCTGA
- a CDS encoding adenosylcobinamide-GDP ribazoletransferase produces MTDTAPSPASPLDGLRFAFGTLTVLPVRVPRWDRAAARGGMLCAPVAGLVVGLCAAALGGVLLLGGGPLLAATGSAAVPAVLTRGLHLDGLADTADGLGSARPAEEALRIMKRSDIGPFGVITLLFTLLAQVAALSGLYAAGWAAGAAGAVVAAVTARGALTLASRAGVPAARPEGLGAAVAGTVPVPAAAGCAALVAAGCAAFGAAAGGPYGALHAGAAALLGLAGGELLLRHCRRRFGGVTGDVFGALAECAGLTALVLLTLG; encoded by the coding sequence GTGACCGACACCGCCCCCTCCCCCGCCTCGCCCCTCGACGGGCTCCGCTTCGCGTTCGGCACGCTGACCGTGCTGCCGGTGCGGGTGCCCCGCTGGGACCGGGCCGCGGCGCGCGGCGGGATGCTGTGCGCGCCGGTGGCCGGGCTGGTGGTCGGCCTGTGCGCGGCGGCGCTCGGCGGGGTGCTGCTGCTCGGCGGCGGCCCGCTGCTGGCCGCGACCGGCAGCGCCGCGGTGCCCGCGGTGCTCACCCGCGGCCTGCACCTGGACGGGCTCGCGGACACCGCGGACGGCCTGGGCAGCGCCCGGCCGGCCGAGGAGGCGCTGCGCATCATGAAGCGGTCCGACATCGGGCCGTTCGGCGTCATCACCCTGCTGTTCACGCTGCTCGCCCAAGTGGCGGCGCTGTCCGGGCTGTACGCGGCGGGCTGGGCGGCCGGCGCCGCCGGGGCGGTCGTGGCGGCGGTCACCGCCCGCGGCGCGCTGACCCTGGCCTCCCGGGCGGGGGTGCCGGCGGCCCGGCCGGAGGGGCTGGGCGCGGCGGTCGCCGGGACCGTCCCGGTGCCGGCCGCGGCGGGCTGCGCGGCGCTGGTGGCGGCCGGCTGCGCGGCGTTCGGCGCGGCGGCCGGCGGCCCGTACGGCGCGCTGCACGCGGGCGCGGCCGCGCTGCTGGGGCTGGCCGGCGGGGAACTGCTGCTGCGGCACTGCCGGCGGCGGTTCGGCGGGGTGACCGGCGATGTCTTCGGCGCGCTGGCCGAGTGCGCCGGGCTCACCGCGTTGGTACTGCTCACTCTTGGCTGA
- a CDS encoding sensor histidine kinase, translating into MRHGDVAAQDVTRVARLRQWHTTHRLAFDAAVAVVVFVAILCGAVAGPHGPHGAHFPRFGVRELTATTVVLAALACGALVLRRRLPRTVLAATGALTVVELVVQSDDPRAPVAGAAVIALFTVASRTDRPTTWRIGALTSVVLTAAAMFFGHRAWYAQENLAILAWTGMAAAAGDAVRSRRAYVDAIRERAERAERTREEEARRRVAEERLRIARELHDVVAHHIALVNVQAGVASHVMDNRPDQAKQALAHVREASRSALEELRATVGLLRQSDDPTAPTEPAPGLGVLDQLVDGFVRAGLPVALDLPPGPQPALPASVDLTAYRVVQEALTNVRKHAGDGARATVRILRTEGALTVTVQDDGRGAGPGEGAVPESGGGHGLIGMRERVQALRGTVVTGPRATGGFQVRVTLPLGGARTGGTTRA; encoded by the coding sequence GTGCGCCACGGTGATGTCGCCGCCCAGGACGTCACCCGCGTCGCCCGGCTCCGCCAGTGGCACACGACGCACCGGCTCGCGTTCGACGCCGCCGTGGCGGTGGTGGTCTTCGTCGCGATCCTCTGCGGCGCGGTGGCCGGGCCGCACGGCCCGCACGGCGCCCACTTCCCCCGCTTCGGGGTCCGCGAGCTCACCGCCACCACCGTGGTGCTCGCCGCCCTCGCCTGCGGCGCGCTGGTGCTGCGCCGGCGGCTGCCCCGCACGGTGCTGGCCGCGACCGGCGCGCTGACCGTCGTCGAACTGGTCGTCCAGTCCGACGACCCGCGCGCCCCGGTCGCCGGCGCGGCGGTGATCGCCCTGTTCACCGTGGCCTCCCGCACCGACCGGCCCACCACCTGGCGGATCGGCGCGCTCACCAGCGTGGTGCTGACCGCCGCCGCGATGTTCTTCGGGCACCGCGCCTGGTACGCCCAGGAGAACCTCGCGATCCTGGCCTGGACGGGCATGGCGGCGGCCGCCGGCGACGCGGTCCGCAGCCGCCGCGCCTACGTCGACGCCATCCGCGAGCGCGCCGAGCGCGCCGAACGCACCCGCGAGGAGGAGGCCCGCCGCCGGGTCGCCGAGGAGCGGCTGCGCATCGCCCGCGAGCTGCACGACGTGGTCGCCCACCACATCGCCCTGGTCAACGTCCAGGCCGGGGTCGCCTCGCACGTCATGGACAACCGCCCCGACCAGGCAAAACAGGCCCTGGCACACGTCCGGGAGGCGTCCCGGTCGGCGCTGGAGGAGCTGCGTGCCACGGTCGGCCTGCTGCGCCAGTCCGACGACCCGACGGCGCCCACCGAGCCGGCGCCCGGCCTCGGCGTCCTGGACCAGCTGGTCGACGGGTTCGTCCGGGCCGGCCTGCCGGTCGCCCTGGACCTGCCGCCCGGCCCGCAGCCGGCCCTGCCCGCCTCGGTGGACCTGACCGCCTACCGGGTCGTCCAGGAGGCGCTGACCAACGTCCGCAAGCACGCCGGCGACGGAGCCCGCGCCACGGTGCGGATCCTGCGGACCGAGGGCGCGCTGACGGTGACCGTCCAGGACGACGGCCGGGGCGCCGGCCCGGGGGAGGGGGCCGTGCCGGAGTCCGGCGGCGGCCATGGTCTGATCGGGATGCGCGAGCGCGTCCAGGCGCTGCGCGGCACGGTCGTCACCGGCCCCCGCGCGACCGGCGGCTTCCAGGTGCGGGTCACCCTGCCCCTGGGCGGCGCGCGCACCGGCGGGACGACACGAGCGTGA
- a CDS encoding leucyl aminopeptidase → MTALTLSTSSAATVRADAVVVGAAKGAKGVVVAPGAEAVDKAFGGKLAAVLETLGASGAEGEVTKLPAADGIKAPVVLAVGLGDAPAKGESYDHEALRRAAGSAARALTGTKKAAFALPVEHAGAAAAVGEGALLGAYAFTAFRGDGGNGKAAKGRKADAKSAPLGEATVLGGKPRDKEFKAAAERAQVLASEINRARDLINTPSNALDPKQFAAHAQAAAKEFGLTVEVLDEKALKKGGYGGLMGVGQGSEAPPRLVRIAHTHADAERTLALVGKGITYDSGGISLKPAGHNETMKCDMSGAAAVFAAVVAAARLDLPVNVTGWLALAENMPSGAATRPGDVLTMYSGKTVEVLNTDAEGRLVLADALTRASEESPDAIVDVATLTGAMVLALGHRHFGIMANDDAFRTSIHEIAEEVGEDSWPMPMPGHLRKGMDSPVADLANMGERMGGGLVAGLFLKEFVGEGIPWAHLDIAGPAFHEGGPWGYTPKGGTGSSVRTLVRLAERTAEGDLG, encoded by the coding sequence GTGACTGCACTGACCCTCAGTACTTCTTCCGCCGCAACGGTGCGTGCGGATGCCGTCGTCGTCGGCGCGGCGAAGGGCGCCAAGGGCGTCGTGGTCGCCCCCGGCGCCGAGGCCGTGGACAAGGCGTTCGGCGGCAAGCTCGCCGCCGTGCTGGAGACCCTCGGCGCGAGTGGCGCCGAGGGCGAGGTGACCAAGCTCCCCGCGGCCGACGGCATCAAGGCACCGGTCGTGCTGGCGGTCGGCCTGGGCGACGCCCCGGCCAAGGGCGAGTCCTACGACCACGAGGCGCTGCGCCGCGCGGCGGGCAGCGCGGCCCGGGCGCTGACCGGCACCAAGAAGGCCGCCTTCGCGCTGCCGGTCGAGCACGCCGGGGCGGCCGCCGCGGTGGGCGAGGGCGCTCTGCTGGGCGCGTACGCCTTCACCGCCTTCCGCGGCGACGGCGGGAACGGCAAGGCCGCCAAGGGCCGCAAGGCGGACGCCAAGTCGGCGCCGCTGGGCGAGGCCACCGTCCTCGGCGGCAAGCCGCGGGACAAGGAGTTCAAGGCCGCCGCGGAGCGCGCCCAGGTGCTGGCCTCGGAGATCAACCGCGCCCGCGACCTGATCAACACCCCGTCCAACGCGCTGGACCCCAAGCAGTTCGCGGCGCACGCCCAGGCCGCCGCCAAGGAGTTCGGCCTGACCGTCGAGGTACTGGACGAGAAGGCGCTCAAGAAGGGCGGCTACGGCGGTCTGATGGGCGTCGGCCAGGGCTCGGAGGCGCCGCCGCGGCTGGTGCGGATCGCGCACACGCACGCGGACGCGGAGCGGACGCTGGCGCTGGTCGGCAAGGGCATCACCTACGACTCCGGCGGCATCTCGCTGAAGCCGGCCGGCCACAACGAGACCATGAAGTGCGACATGAGCGGCGCCGCCGCGGTGTTCGCCGCGGTCGTGGCCGCCGCCCGGCTGGACCTCCCGGTGAACGTCACCGGCTGGCTGGCGCTCGCCGAGAACATGCCGTCCGGCGCCGCCACCCGCCCCGGCGACGTCCTGACCATGTACAGCGGCAAGACCGTCGAGGTGCTCAACACCGACGCCGAGGGCCGGCTCGTCCTGGCCGACGCGCTGACCCGGGCCTCCGAGGAGTCGCCGGACGCGATCGTGGACGTGGCGACGCTCACCGGCGCGATGGTGCTGGCGCTGGGCCACCGCCACTTCGGGATCATGGCCAACGACGACGCCTTCCGCACCTCGATCCACGAGATCGCCGAGGAGGTCGGCGAGGACTCCTGGCCGATGCCGATGCCCGGCCACCTCCGCAAGGGCATGGACTCCCCGGTCGCCGACCTCGCCAACATGGGCGAGCGGATGGGCGGCGGCCTGGTCGCCGGCCTCTTCCTGAAGGAGTTCGTCGGCGAGGGCATCCCCTGGGCGCACCTGGACATCGCCGGCCCGGCCTTCCACGAGGGCGGACCCTGGGGCTACACCCCCAAGGGCGGCACCGGTTCCTCGGTCCGCACCCTGGTGCGGCTGGCCGAGCGGACCGCCGAGGGCGACCTGGGCTGA
- a CDS encoding class I SAM-dependent methyltransferase, with product MTELSRHRGCTCTSPFRRRRSRHGASGRPGRDDRSGPGELSAPAEAAVRGYLARRPEATVVVLGEGPGTGFRRLDNGRLTWLSVLPPGDAAARRMLLPDGPRRRTVGRPGTGAGWPALVGTVERGVVVAVPGAPAGLPAGAVRDLLAVCAARFPGGALVLDALPWRAVAAVFLTVRHHRGVAAVHARPLPPRRPSGPARPGRRWLPWTAVCEVHFAAAQAA from the coding sequence GTGACCGAACTCTCCCGGCATCGCGGGTGCACCTGCACCTCCCCCTTCCGGCGCCGCCGTTCGCGGCACGGCGCCTCCGGCCGTCCCGGGCGGGACGACCGCAGCGGTCCCGGCGAACTGAGCGCCCCCGCCGAGGCGGCCGTCCGCGGCTATCTGGCGCGCCGCCCGGAAGCCACCGTGGTGGTCCTCGGCGAGGGCCCGGGAACCGGCTTCCGGCGGCTGGACAACGGGCGGCTGACCTGGCTCTCGGTGCTGCCGCCCGGGGACGCGGCGGCCCGCCGGATGCTGCTGCCGGACGGCCCCCGGCGGCGCACCGTCGGCCGCCCGGGAACCGGTGCCGGCTGGCCGGCCCTGGTGGGCACGGTGGAGCGCGGGGTGGTCGTGGCGGTGCCGGGGGCGCCCGCGGGGCTGCCGGCGGGCGCGGTACGGGATCTGCTCGCGGTGTGCGCGGCGCGGTTCCCCGGCGGGGCGCTGGTCCTGGACGCGCTGCCCTGGCGGGCGGTGGCGGCCGTGTTCCTGACGGTCCGCCACCATCGGGGCGTCGCCGCGGTGCACGCCCGGCCCCTGCCGCCCCGCCGGCCGTCCGGACCGGCCCGGCCGGGGCGGCGGTGGCTGCCGTGGACGGCGGTGTGCGAGGTGCACTTCGCCGCCGCGCAGGCCGCCTGA
- a CDS encoding phosphatidylglycerol lysyltransferase domain-containing protein, giving the protein MSPEEDLPRGRWARRGAAFGVWYLRAVALVNVLGAVWVSLGNDIRRHNAADLFTPYLLTAGFASAAFSLFLAVTLRRRKRAAWILNVVLSGLFLLLVAVLMTLDPDYRARPQNWVSLALTLAFTASLLAGRREFYARGDRANPKLAALTAAGGLLVASLLAALLVTLTNAPGASTVPRALNSVRAGEAPFTGAAAAAQSADASTFAERWRYGLLRLVSLAADDRGFPGIATPNWVNGTINVLSAVLLAAVLWAAFRSVRTIDPITADDAERLRGLLDRHGDRDSLGYFALRGDKSAVFSPSGKAAVTYRVVGGVSLASADPLGDPEAWPGAIDRWLAEAREHGWAPAVIGASEEGGTIYARHGLDALELGDEAIVETAEFTLGGRAMRSVRQAYHRVQRAGYAVRIRRHADIPADEMAHLVRLVDDWRDGDTERGFSMALGRLGDRSDGRCVMLECTDAEGRLRALLSFVPWGTEGLSLDLMRRDRDSDNGLVEFMVLELIQRADEVGITRLSLNFAMFRSVFERGSRLGAGPVLRLWRSLLGFFSRWWQIESLYRANAKYRPVWEPRYMLFEKSTDVLRIGLAAARAEGFLEAPGLPKWLNRKQLEKGR; this is encoded by the coding sequence TTGAGTCCGGAGGAAGACCTCCCCCGCGGCCGGTGGGCACGCCGCGGTGCCGCGTTCGGCGTCTGGTACCTGCGCGCCGTCGCCCTCGTGAACGTCCTCGGGGCGGTGTGGGTGTCGCTCGGCAACGACATCCGGCGCCACAACGCCGCGGACCTCTTCACCCCGTACCTGCTCACCGCGGGCTTCGCCTCGGCCGCGTTCTCGCTGTTCCTGGCGGTGACGCTGCGGCGGCGGAAGCGGGCGGCGTGGATCCTGAACGTGGTGCTGTCCGGGCTCTTCCTATTGCTGGTCGCCGTGTTGATGACACTCGACCCGGATTACCGGGCGCGGCCGCAGAACTGGGTCTCGCTGGCGCTGACGCTGGCGTTCACGGCGTCCCTGCTGGCCGGGCGCCGGGAGTTCTACGCCCGGGGCGACCGGGCCAACCCGAAGCTGGCGGCACTCACCGCGGCCGGCGGGCTGCTGGTCGCCTCGCTGCTGGCGGCCCTGCTGGTGACGCTCACCAACGCGCCCGGTGCGAGCACCGTTCCCCGAGCTCTCAACTCCGTTCGAGCAGGGGAGGCCCCCTTCACCGGAGCGGCTGCCGCCGCGCAGTCCGCCGACGCCTCGACGTTCGCCGAGCGCTGGCGGTACGGCCTGCTGCGGCTGGTCTCGCTCGCCGCCGACGACCGCGGATTCCCCGGGATCGCCACCCCGAACTGGGTCAACGGCACCATCAACGTGCTCAGCGCGGTGCTGCTGGCGGCCGTGCTGTGGGCCGCGTTCCGGTCCGTGCGCACCATCGACCCGATCACCGCGGACGACGCGGAGCGGCTGCGCGGGCTGCTGGACCGGCACGGCGACCGGGACTCGCTGGGGTACTTCGCGCTGCGCGGGGACAAGAGCGCGGTGTTCTCCCCCAGCGGCAAGGCGGCGGTGACGTACCGGGTGGTCGGCGGGGTCTCGTTGGCCTCCGCCGATCCACTGGGCGACCCGGAGGCGTGGCCGGGGGCGATCGACCGATGGCTGGCCGAGGCCCGGGAGCACGGCTGGGCACCCGCGGTGATCGGCGCGAGCGAGGAGGGCGGCACGATCTACGCCCGGCACGGGCTGGACGCGCTGGAGCTGGGCGACGAGGCGATAGTGGAGACCGCGGAGTTCACCCTGGGCGGCCGGGCCATGCGCAGCGTGCGGCAGGCGTACCACCGCGTGCAAAGGGCCGGCTACGCCGTCCGTATCCGGCGGCACGCGGACATCCCCGCGGACGAGATGGCGCACCTGGTGCGCCTGGTGGATGACTGGCGCGACGGGGACACCGAGCGGGGCTTCTCGATGGCGCTGGGACGGCTGGGCGACCGCTCGGACGGCCGCTGCGTGATGCTCGAATGCACCGACGCCGAGGGCCGGTTGCGGGCCCTGTTGAGCTTCGTCCCATGGGGGACCGAGGGGTTGTCGCTGGACCTGATGCGGCGCGACCGGGACTCCGACAACGGGCTCGTGGAGTTCATGGTGCTGGAGCTGATCCAGCGCGCGGACGAGGTGGGGATCACTCGGCTCTCGCTCAACTTCGCGATGTTCCGCTCCGTCTTCGAACGGGGGTCGCGGCTCGGCGCGGGCCCGGTGCTGCGGTTGTGGCGCTCCCTGCTCGGCTTCTTCTCCCGGTGGTGGCAAATCGAATCGCTCTATCGCGCCAACGCGAAATACCGGCCCGTCTGGGAACCTCGTTACATGCTCTTCGAGAAGAGCACCGACGTGCTGCGGATCGGCCTGGCCGCCGCCCGCGCCGAGGGCTTCCTCGAAGCGCCCGGGCTGCCGAAGTGGCTGAACCGCAAGCAGCTGGAGAAGGGCAGATGA
- a CDS encoding PspA-associated protein PspAA — protein sequence MIVRIMGEGQVKLDDAHFIELNKLDDELLAEMESGDEAGFRRTLGALLDSVRRLGTPLPDDALEPSELILPSPDASLEEVREMLSDDGLIPG from the coding sequence GTGATCGTACGGATCATGGGGGAGGGGCAGGTGAAGCTGGATGACGCCCACTTCATCGAGCTCAACAAGCTGGACGACGAACTGCTCGCCGAGATGGAGAGCGGTGACGAAGCCGGATTCCGGCGCACCCTGGGGGCCCTGCTGGACTCCGTCCGCCGCCTCGGCACCCCGCTGCCGGACGACGCCCTGGAACCCTCCGAGCTGATCCTGCCCTCCCCGGACGCCAGTCTGGAGGAGGTCCGGGAGATGCTCAGCGACGACGGGCTGATCCCGGGCTGA
- a CDS encoding PspA/IM30 family protein, which yields MKRMGMIFRAKANKALDRAEDPRETLDYSYQKQLELLQKVRRGVADVATSRKRLELQLNQLQGQSTKLEDQGRKALALGREDLAREALTRRSALQQQVTDLETQHQTLQGEEEKLTLAAQRLQAKVDAFRTKKETIKATYTAAQAQTRIGEAFSGISEEMGDVGLAIQRAEDRTAQLQARAGAIDELMASGALDDPSGMAKDDITAELDRLSGGSDVELELQRMKAELAGGPSAQQQAIEGGQGGAAQQAPPQQHPRLDKQ from the coding sequence ATGAAGCGGATGGGGATGATCTTCCGCGCGAAGGCCAACAAGGCCCTTGACCGGGCCGAAGACCCGCGCGAGACCCTCGACTACTCGTACCAGAAGCAGCTCGAACTGCTGCAGAAGGTGCGCCGCGGCGTCGCCGACGTGGCGACCTCCCGCAAGCGCCTGGAGCTTCAGCTCAACCAGCTCCAGGGCCAGTCCACCAAGCTGGAGGACCAGGGCCGCAAGGCGCTGGCGCTCGGCCGCGAGGACCTGGCCCGCGAGGCCCTGACCCGGCGCAGCGCGCTGCAGCAGCAGGTCACCGACCTGGAGACGCAGCACCAGACGCTCCAGGGCGAGGAGGAGAAGCTGACGCTCGCCGCGCAGCGGCTCCAGGCCAAGGTCGACGCCTTCCGCACGAAGAAGGAGACGATCAAGGCCACGTACACCGCCGCCCAGGCGCAGACCCGGATCGGCGAGGCGTTCTCCGGCATCTCCGAGGAGATGGGCGACGTCGGCCTGGCCATCCAGCGCGCCGAGGACCGCACCGCGCAGCTGCAGGCCCGGGCCGGTGCCATCGACGAGCTGATGGCCTCCGGCGCGCTGGACGACCCGTCGGGCATGGCCAAGGACGACATCACGGCCGAGCTGGACCGGCTCTCCGGCGGCAGCGACGTCGAGCTGGAGCTGCAGCGGATGAAGGCCGAGCTGGCGGGCGGCCCGTCCGCGCAGCAGCAGGCCATCGAGGGCGGCCAAGGCGGCGCCGCCCAGCAGGCGCCGCCGCAGCAGCACCCGCGTCTCGACAAGCAGTGA